GAGCGCAGGGCCGAGAGGATCTGCCGGGCCGCGCGGTCGGTGACCTCCTCGCCGCGCTCGCCCTCGGCGGGGGCCAGCAGCAGGGCGACGCCGCTGTCGTGGGCGTAGACCGCGTCCTGGAGGACCCGCGGGTTGATGTCGGCGATGCCGGCGAGGTCGGCTATGGACCTGCGGAACTGGACGTCCAGGTACGACGCGATGTCCCCGGACTGGAGGTCGAGGTCGATCAGGGCGACCGTACGGCCGGACGCCTGGGCGGCGAGGGCGAGTTGGACGGCGGTGACGGTCGCGCCGACGCCGCCCTTGGCCCCGGTGACGGTGACGACGGTGCCGCCGGGGCCGGTGTACAGCTCGGGGGTGCCGCTGCCGAGGTGGCGGCGCATGCCGAGGGACCAGGCGGCGGCGGCCTGGACGCGTTCGGCGAGGGCGTCGTAGCCCAGCGGCAGGCCGATGATGCCGCGGGCGCCGGAGTCCATCGCGGCGGTGAGCACGCCGGTGCTGGCGTCGGCGGTGATGAGGACGACGCCGACGGCCGGGAAGCGCATCACCACGTCGCGCACGACGTCGAGCGCCGGCACGGGGCCGATCCGCTCGTGGACGAGGACCACCTCGGGCAGTTCGTCGAGGGATTCCGCGGCGAGGCGGGCGAGGGTGTCGAGCAGGGCGGTCGAGTCGGGGACGGGCGGGGCGGGTTCGGCGTCGGCCAGCTGGCTCAGCAGGGTGGTGAGGGCGCGGGCCGAGTCGATGTCGCCGACGGCGGGGAGGATGCGGATGGTCATCGGCGCGACCCGGTACGGCGGGTCATGAGCGAGCTCAGCGTCGGGCACCAGGACCCGGGCGCGGGAAGTCGATGGGACCTACGACGGATCACAGCGAGTCGATGGAACCTGCGACGGGTCCCAGCGGGAGCGGTCGGCATGCGCGGCCTCCTACTTGTCCTCGTCGAGGGTGTACGTGCGGTCGCCGGGCGGGACGGTCGTGCTGGAGCCGCCCGCGACCAGGGCGAGCCGGACGTGTTCGGCGAACGACTCTGCGTACGCGACGCGTTGGGCGTCCGCGGTGTCGAGCGCGAAGGTGATCGGGACGGCCTCGCTCGCGTTGCGGCGCCGGTCGTTGCTGGACTGGCCGGGGTCGAGGGCGGTCAGCTTGCCGACGTCGATGACGCGGGCGTTCTCGACGATGACCTTGGACTGGTCCCTGCCCTTGTCGTTCTCGGCCTTGAAGGTGGCGTAGATGTTGACCCGCGAGCCCGGGTTGATCTTGCCCGCGACGCCGGTGGCCGCGTCGATCATGATGGCGATCTCCTGCTGGCCCGCCGTGAGTTCGGGCCGGTTCACGATCATGTCGGTCTGCAGCAGGGAGCCCTTCTGGAGCTGCGTCACCGCGATCTTGCCGCGGATTTGCGAGAGGCTGGTGACGGCCGTGGACGACAGCCAGCGCTCGGGCATCGAGACCTTCTCGAACTGGTCGGCCGTCAGCTCCTTGTAGGGCGCGATGTCGCTCTTCAGGCGGTACGCCGCCACCTCCGGGCCGACCTTGGAGTTCACGTCACGGATCACCGAGAGCACTCCGGCGAACGCGCCGATGGCGGCGAGGGCCGAGAGGACCAGCAGGATGACGCCGCGGCGCTGGCGTGAGTTCATGACCTGGACAACCTCGATCGAAGGCGGGGGACAGCGGGGTCGAGCGGTCGTGCCCGATATGCGGTTGTGCGTGCGTGACTTACGTGGCGCCCGGGGGCAGTGCGCGTACAGAGGTACCTGCCCGTACGGCGGCGGCCGGAAGCTCCGGTGGTGGTGGCAGCGGTGCCGCGCAGAACCCGCAGCGGTCACCGATGAGTTCGAGACCGCACCAGTGGCACTCCTCACGTCGGACGGACGACACGAGCTGGTAGAGCACGGAGACGTCGTACAGTCCCGCGGCGAACTCGGCGAGCTTGCTCGTGCCCCACCAGCGCACGGACTCCTGGGGCAGCGGCACGGTGGCGACGCCCTGCACGTTCCAGTCGGGCGCGAGCGTGGCCGTGACCCAGTCGGAGGGCGGCTGACCGGCGGCGACGAGCATCCGGGTGCTGAACTCGGGACCCGTGAGCTCTTCCTGGCCCAGGCGCACGAGCCTGGGACGCGGGTTGGCCAGTACGGCGAACTGGGCGCCCGGCACCCAGGACTTGGCGTGGGACTTCAGGGACACCGGCACCCGGTCGAGCTTGGCGACGGAGCCGAGCAGGGCGCCGGCGTAGATGTAGTGGGCGAGCAGCCGGGCGGCGGAGGCGAGCACGCCGGGGCTGAAGTCGCAGACGGACAGCTGTCTCAACTGCTGGGCGAGCAGGGCGAGTCCGAGGGGTGGCAGGTCGACGCCGAGCAGCGCGATGCGGTCGCTCTCCAGCACGGAGCGGACGGTGTGCAGCCGCCTGGTGATGTCACCGGGGACGGAGGCCGGGTAGAGGACGATCACGTACCCGTGCTGCTCGATGAGCGCGTGCATCCCGACGAGGGAGCTCTCCAGGGTGCCCTGCGGCTGGACGACGGCGGGCGGGGTCTGGCGGTCGTGCGGTGGCAGCACCAGGTCGGGACTGGTGACGGCTATCGCGGTCGGCACGCTGCACACACCCCGTTCGCTGCGGCGGGCCCTCCCCTGCGGCGGAGTGGTCGACCACCGCCTCAGATCGCCCCTGTGACGTCCTTCTGCATCGTCCTGCATCAGCACCATATCCACGGCATGGCCCGCTCAACACCGAATCCCCGAGATCAACTCACGGAAGGTGCGAGCTTGATCAACGCAGAGTGAGGCGAATATGCCGCAACTCGCCTGTCACCCAAAGGGGTTGAACTCTCCAGAGGTCTTGACAACCAGATTGGTCTGGACCAACTTGTACGTCCACGACGGTGGCCACCGTTCCACATCCCTCCCCTCCCCCATCCCACCCCTCACCGGAGGCCCCAGTGGACCGCGTACCAGGCATACCCCCACGCAGACGCACATGGGCGGGAGTCCTCGCCGCCGTGCTGGGGGCGTCCGCCCTCAGCCTCACCTCCCTGGCCGGCCAGGCCTCCGCCGCGGACGTCAACAACGCCAGGAACGGCGGCTACGAGTCGGGCCTGAGCAGCTGGACCTGCTCGGCGAGCAGCGGTGCGACCGTCTCCTCACCGGTGCACGGCGGCTCGGCCGCGCTGAAGGGCACGCCCGCCGGGCAGGACAACGCCAAGTGCACCCAGACGGTCGCGGTCAAGCCCAGCTCGACATACACGCTGAGCGCCTGGGTGCAGGGCGGGTACACCTACCTCGGCGCGACCGGCACCGGCACCACGGACGTGTCGACCTGGACCCCCGACTCCTCCTCCTGGAAGCAGCTGACGACCACCTTCACCACCGGCGCCTCGACCACGTCGGTGACGGTGTACACGCACGGCTGGTACGGCCAGGCCGCGTACTACGCCGACGACCTGTCCGTGTACGGCCCCGACGGCGGCGGTGGCGGCGACCCCGCGCCCACCGTCCCCGCGACACCGGCCGGGCTGGCGGTGGCCTCCACGACCTCGTCCTCCGCCTCCCTCTCCTGGAACACGGTGTCGGGCGCCACGGGCTACAACGTCTACCGCGACGGTACGAAGGTGACGGCGGTGACCGGCACCTCGGCCACGGTCACGGGCCTGTCCGCGTCGACGTCGTACTCGTTCCAGGTGACGGCGACCAACTCGGCCGGTGAGTCGGCGAAGTCGGCCGCGGTGACGGGCACGACGACCGCCTCCTCGGGCGGCGGCGGTGGCGGAGCCGTCCCGGCCCACGCCGTCACCGGCTACTGGCAGAACTTCAACAACGGCGCGACGGTCCAGAAGATCTCCGGCGTCCAGTCCCAGTACGACATCATCGCGGTCGCCTTCGCGGACGCGACCGGCACGCCCGGCGCGGTGACCTTCAACCTCGACTCGGCGGGCCTCGGCGGGTACACCGTCGACCAGTTCAAGGCGGACATCAAGGCCAAGCAGGCGGCAGGCAAGAAGGTCATCATCTCGATCGGCGGCCAGAACGGCACGGTGTCGGTCAGCGACTCGACGTCCGCGACGAACTTCGCCAACTCGGTCTACTCGCTCATGCAGACGTACGGCTTCGACGGCGTCGACATCGACCTGGAGAACGGCCTCAACGCGACGTACATGTCGCAGGCGCTGCGCTCCCTCTCCTCGAAGGCGGGCTCGTCGCTCGTCATCACCATGGCCCCGCAGACGATCGACATGCAGTCCACGTCGAACGGCTACTTCCAGACGGCCCTGAACATCAAGGACATCCTCACGGTCGTCAACATGCAGTACTACAACAGCGGTTCGATGCTGGGCTGCGACGGCAAGGTCTACAGCCAGGGGTCGGTGGACTTCCTGACGGCGCTGGCCTGCATCCAGCTGGAGGGCGGTCTCTCCCCGTCCCAGGTCGGCCTCGGCCTCCCCGCCTCGACGAGCGGCGCGGGCAGCGGCTATGTCTCCCCGACGATCGTGAACAACGCCCTGGACTGCCTCGCCAAGGGCACCAACTGCGGTTCCTTCAAGCCGTCGAAGACCTATCCGGCACTGCGCGGCGCGATGACCTGGTCGACGAACTGGGACGCGTCGGCGGGCAACGCGTGGTCCAACGCAGTGGGACCGCACGTGCACGCGCTTCCCTAGGGAACTCCGGAGAAATCCGGAGAACCCCGAGGCGATCCGCGGAGGGCTCAGAAGAAGTCCGCCCAGGGCTGATCCCAGATCTGCTTGACACACAGGACCAGGAACAGCACTCCCGCGAGTGCGAGCATCGCGTTGCTCAGCAACCCGTTGCGCCACTCGCGGGGTGTGCGGGAGGAGTTGAGGAGCCAGATCAGGGTCAGGGCGAGGAAAGGAAGGAACGCCGCGCCCAGGACGCCGTAGAGGATGATCAGGCGGAAGGGCTGGCCCTGGAAGAGGAGGACGATCGGCGGGAAGGTCAGCCACAGGAGGTACGCGCGAAACGGCCAGGAGCGCTCGCGCTCGCCGGAGGCGACGTCCGCCCCCGTCGACCGGTCCTGTGTGCGGTACCGCGCCACGAAGTCCGCGAACATCAGGCTCACGCCGTGCCAGACGCCGATCAACGACGTGAACGACGTGGCGAAGAATCCGATCAGGAAGAACTTCGCCGTCGCCGAGCCGTACTCGGCCTCCAGAATGTCGCTGAGCTGGATCAGGCCCTTGTCGCCGCTGGCGATGGCCACGTTCGCGGAGTGCAGCAGCTCCGCTCCGACGAAGAGCATGGCGACGACGAAGATGCCGGTGGTGGCGTACGCGACACGGTTGTCCAGGCGCATCACCTTCATCCAGCCGGTGTTGGTCCAGCCCTTCGCGTTGACCCAGTAGCCGTACGCGGCGAGCGTGATCGTCCCGCCGACGCCGCCGATCAGGCCGAGCGTGTTGAGGATCGAGTCCTTCTCGTCGGGCAGTACGGGGAGCAGTCCGGCGAAGGCGTCACCCAGGTTCGGGGTGACCCGGATCGCCAGGTAGACCGTCACCACGAACATGACGCCGACCATGACCGTCATGACCTTCTCGAAGACGGCGTACTTGTTGAACCAGACGAAGACCAGACCCACCAACCCGCAGACGATTCCCCACCACTTGAGGTCCATGACGTCGGGGAAGAGCGCCTGGAGGGGCAGCGCGCTCGACGACATCGCGGCCGCGCCGTAGACGAAGCCCCAGATCACGGCATAGACGACGAAGAAGTACGTCGTCCAGCGGCCGAGGCTCGTCCAGCCGTCGAAGAGGGTGCGGCCGGTGGACAGATGCCAGCGGCCGGCCGCCTCCGCGAGCGAGATCTTCACCAGGCAGCCGATCACCGCGGCCCAGAGCAGGGTGTACCCGAAGTTGCTGCCCGCGATGAGCGTGGCCACCAGGTCGCCGGCGCCCACGCCGGTCGCCGCGACGACGATCCCGGGTCCGATGTACTTCCAACTGGACTTGCGGGGGCGGGAGATGTCCTCCCCTGACGCCGTCTTCCCAGTGGTCTCCGTCATGTTGTTAAAGGAAGCGCAAAGCGGGCGGGGGCACAAGAGCGCGTGCGAGTGGCGGGAGGGGTGGGAGGGGATCGGCAACGGCCCCGTGAAACATTTCCGGGGGTCCACCGCATCAATGGAGTGAGGGCGGTACACGGGCGGGCACGACAGACACGGGGAAGCGTATGAGACCGGTTCGCGCAGACGGGTACGCGGAGTTCGCGACGGCGCGCGCGGGGCACCTCTACCGGTCCGCGTGTCTGCTCACCGGCGGAGACACCCATCTCGCCGAGGATCTGGTGCAGGAGACCCTCGGGCGGCTGTACGTCAGATGGAACCGGGTCACGCGGGTCGGCAATCCCGCCGGGTACGCGCAGACCGTCCTCACCCGTACGTTCCTCGCGCATCGACGGCGGCGCAGCAGCACGGAGCGCGCCACGGACGTGCTCCCGGACCTCGCCGGGGGCGCCGACGGTGACACACCCCTGCGGCTGACCCTGATCGAGGCTCTTGGCCAACTGCCCGTCAAGGACCGTGCGGTGGTCGTTCTGCGCTACTGGGAGGACCGCAGCATCGAGGAGACCGCCGAGGCGATGAACACCAGCTCGGCCGCGGTGCGGACACGGTGCGTCCGGGCGCTCGGCCGACTGCGGGCGCTGCTGGGCGAGGACCTCGGCGAGTACGCACGGCCCTGATCACGGCTGCGCCCCGCCCTTCGACATCGCGGCTTCTCAGCCTCTCAACCCCTGAAGCTCTCAGCCTCTGAAACTCTCGGAAACGGTGGTTTGCCATGCCCGAAGAACAGCACGACGACCCCTTCGAGGACCGGCTCGGTGCCGCTCTGCGCGAGGCGGGCGGCGCCTTCGACACCGACCGGGCCGCGCTCTCCGCCGCCGGCGAGAACCGGGGGCGCCGGCTCCGGCGGCAGCGTCGGGCCGTCGTGGGCGGTGCGGTGGCCGGGATCGCCCTCGTGGGCGTGGGTGGTGCGCTGCTCTCGCCCTGGGGTGACGCGTCCGGTCCGCACCGGGCCTCCGTGGCCTCGGAGACGACGGCCTCCACGACGAAGCCCACAGCGAAGCCCACGGCCAAGCCCGTCTCCGGCGAAGAACTGATCCGCACGCTCAAGGGCCTGCTCCCCAAGGGCAAGGTCAGCAAGGCGGAGGGGCGTGGCACCGACGAGTTCCTGTCGCCGTACGCGCATGTCGTGTACGACGACGGCAAGGGCGGCGGCGCGGTCGGCGTCAGCCTCGGCCGAGTCGAGCCGGGCAGCGATCAGGCCCGCCAGGCGACCCAGTGCCCGGACAAGGTGTTCACCCCCCACGACAGTTGCACCACCAGTCGACTGTCCGACGGCTCGGTGCTGATGCTCCTCAAGGGCTACGAGTATCCGGACCGGCGGGTGGACACCAAGTGGTGGAACGCCGAGCTGATCACCCCGGCGGGGCAGCACATCAGCGTGAGCGAGTGGAACGCCGAGGCCGAGAAGGACGCCCCGATCACGCGGCCCGAACCGCCGTTGTCCGCCGTCCAGTTGAAGTCCCTGATCACGGCCGGTGCGTGGCGTACCGCCGTCGACGCCATTCCTGAGGATCCGAAGAAGACGGGGACGGCCGGCACTCCGGGCACAGCCGAGGAGACCGCAGGCGCCCCGATCGGGCCGGTGCTCGCCGCGCTGCTGCCCAAGGGACTCAAGGTGGTCGGAAAGGGCGCCCCTGACAGCCAGTTCGCCTATGTCGTCGTCAACGACGGCAAGGGCAGGAGCCTCGTGCAGATCAATGTGCAGCCCGACATGTCGGACGTCGAGGGCGATCTCTTCGGCACCGGCGCCGAGACCCTCCCCGACGGCACGAAGGTCGCCACGCATCAGGGGCCGGGCGAGAAGGGCGGTTCCGGGGTCGTGATGTGGACCGTCGACACCATCCGCACCGACGGTATGCGCGTGGTGATCAGCGCCTTCAACTCCGGCACCCAGAACACCGCCGCGACCCGCAAGGCCCCCGCGCTGACGATGAAGCAGCTCAGGGAGATCGCCCTCAGCCCCAAGTGGCGGCAGAACCAGGGCTGATGCCGTACGAGTACGCAGGTACGGGCCCCGGGCGGCTGGGCGCGCCGCCCGGGGCCCGGGCTGTGGTTCCGGACGATGGACAAGTCGTCCGGAACTCGCGGGTCACGGCTGTCGCCGACCACAGCCGTTCGTCCCGCACGTGCCGAGCTCGAACCAGACGGTCTTGCCCGGCCCGTCCTGGTGGCAGCCCCAGCGCTGGGCAAGCGCATCCACCAGGAACATTCCTCGGCCGCTCTCCCGGTCCTCCGTGCTGTCGGTCTCGAACACCCGGGGGACGCGGCGACTGGAGTCGGCGACCTCGCACCGCAGGACACCGTGGGCCGCGGTGAGGGTGAGGCGGAAGCGGCTCGCCGTGTGCAGAAGGGCGTTGGTGACGAGCTCGCTGACGAGGAGTTCCGTCGCGTCGCACTGCTCCGACAGCCCCCATCCCTCCAATTGCCTGCGGACCTCCGCGCGGGCCTCGGCTGCCACGGAGGGACAGGGGTCGTACTCGACACTCAGATGGCCTGCCCCCATGGGTGGTTGGGGGAACGGGCAGTACTGAGGGTCGGGATCCGGGAAATACCCCCCGGAGAGTTCCAGCATGGTGCCAGGGTGGCCTCCCCGTACCCGCGCGCGCACGGGGAGGACTACCTGTTTCCGTACCCGAAACGGGGTGCGTATCCGGGTACGGGCGCGCCCGCTTCGGCGGTCACGCGTACTGGATACGGATCGCCGACCCCTCGCCCCGGTCGCGGATGTCCACGTACGCGCAGACCTGGCGGGTGAACCACAGGCCCTGGCCCGGTTCGATCTCCGCCGTGGCGGGCGGGACGAAGCCGGCCAGCGGGTCGTCGACGCGTGCCGCGGTGTGCAGTTCGCAGACGCAGGCGGGGGCCTCGCCCCAGAGCAGGGCACCGCCGGTGAGCGGGCCCGATACAGCCTCCGTGACGGCCGCCGCGAAGAGTCCCGCTTCGGCGGGGGCCAGACCGTGGGCCGTCGCCCAGGCGCGTACGGCCTCCGGGCCGGGGTTCTCCAGGACGTCCGCCCCGGGCGGGGGCGGGGGCAGCGGCATCGCGTCCAGCTCGTCGACGAGCCTGGCCGGGGTCTCGTACACCGGCGTGTCCGGGTGGGCTCGGCGGGCCGCGTCCACGATGGCCGGGCCCGCGGTGCGGGTGTCGTACGCGCACAGGGCGGTGGTCCTGAACGGGGCGAAGAGGAGGTTGGCGAGGGACTCGTAGCGGATCCACTCCGTGGTCTCGCGGGTCGATCGGCCCGCGCGGCCGGCCCAGTCGGGCTCCATGAGGAGGTGGATACGGCCGCCGGGGTGGGCGTGGGCGGCGAGGTAGCCGGCGCTCTGTGCCACGGCGTTGGCCGCGGAGCCCGTGTACCACTCGGTGTGCGGGATGAAGGTCATCCCCTTCGCCTCCGCGCCCAGGGCGTCTCGGAGAAGGTCGAGTTTGCCGGGGGCGGCGATGGTGGTGGGCGGGGGTTCCTGGGGCGCGGCGAGGCCCTCCGCGAGGAAGGGGAGTGCGGCGGCGATCCACTCGTCGTCCGAGCCGAAGACGACCATGCGGTGGTCGAAGCTGCCCTGGGGGGTACTCATGGGGGGTCCTTTCTCTTGGGGTTCTATTCGTCGGTGGGGGTGTGCGGGCCGGTGGTCGGTTGGGGGTTTCTTCGCCCCCTCCGCCCCTGCCCGTCCCGTTGCCCTGGGGGCTGCGCCCCCTTTCCCCTGCTTTCGCCCTGAACGGGCTCGTCCTCAAACTCCCCCACTCTCGGCTTCGCTCGAGCGGGGGGACCCCCACGACGGGCTGTCATCCCCTCCCGCACACCCACGCCACGATCTGGCTCCGGTTGTTGAAGCCGAGCTTGCTGAGGATGCGTTCGACGTGGCCCTCGGCCGTGCGGCGGGCGATGACCAGGC
Above is a genomic segment from Streptomyces sp. R21 containing:
- the cpaB gene encoding Flp pilus assembly protein CpaB, coding for MNSRQRRGVILLVLSALAAIGAFAGVLSVIRDVNSKVGPEVAAYRLKSDIAPYKELTADQFEKVSMPERWLSSTAVTSLSQIRGKIAVTQLQKGSLLQTDMIVNRPELTAGQQEIAIMIDAATGVAGKINPGSRVNIYATFKAENDKGRDQSKVIVENARVIDVGKLTALDPGQSSNDRRRNASEAVPITFALDTADAQRVAYAESFAEHVRLALVAGGSSTTVPPGDRTYTLDEDK
- a CDS encoding chitinase; this translates as MDRVPGIPPRRRTWAGVLAAVLGASALSLTSLAGQASAADVNNARNGGYESGLSSWTCSASSGATVSSPVHGGSAALKGTPAGQDNAKCTQTVAVKPSSTYTLSAWVQGGYTYLGATGTGTTDVSTWTPDSSSWKQLTTTFTTGASTTSVTVYTHGWYGQAAYYADDLSVYGPDGGGGGDPAPTVPATPAGLAVASTTSSSASLSWNTVSGATGYNVYRDGTKVTAVTGTSATVTGLSASTSYSFQVTATNSAGESAKSAAVTGTTTASSGGGGGGAVPAHAVTGYWQNFNNGATVQKISGVQSQYDIIAVAFADATGTPGAVTFNLDSAGLGGYTVDQFKADIKAKQAAGKKVIISIGGQNGTVSVSDSTSATNFANSVYSLMQTYGFDGVDIDLENGLNATYMSQALRSLSSKAGSSLVITMAPQTIDMQSTSNGYFQTALNIKDILTVVNMQYYNSGSMLGCDGKVYSQGSVDFLTALACIQLEGGLSPSQVGLGLPASTSGAGSGYVSPTIVNNALDCLAKGTNCGSFKPSKTYPALRGAMTWSTNWDASAGNAWSNAVGPHVHALP
- a CDS encoding Nramp family divalent metal transporter, coding for MTETTGKTASGEDISRPRKSSWKYIGPGIVVAATGVGAGDLVATLIAGSNFGYTLLWAAVIGCLVKISLAEAAGRWHLSTGRTLFDGWTSLGRWTTYFFVVYAVIWGFVYGAAAMSSSALPLQALFPDVMDLKWWGIVCGLVGLVFVWFNKYAVFEKVMTVMVGVMFVVTVYLAIRVTPNLGDAFAGLLPVLPDEKDSILNTLGLIGGVGGTITLAAYGYWVNAKGWTNTGWMKVMRLDNRVAYATTGIFVVAMLFVGAELLHSANVAIASGDKGLIQLSDILEAEYGSATAKFFLIGFFATSFTSLIGVWHGVSLMFADFVARYRTQDRSTGADVASGERERSWPFRAYLLWLTFPPIVLLFQGQPFRLIILYGVLGAAFLPFLALTLIWLLNSSRTPREWRNGLLSNAMLALAGVLFLVLCVKQIWDQPWADFF
- a CDS encoding SigE family RNA polymerase sigma factor, whose protein sequence is MRPVRADGYAEFATARAGHLYRSACLLTGGDTHLAEDLVQETLGRLYVRWNRVTRVGNPAGYAQTVLTRTFLAHRRRRSSTERATDVLPDLAGGADGDTPLRLTLIEALGQLPVKDRAVVVLRYWEDRSIEETAEAMNTSSAAVRTRCVRALGRLRALLGEDLGEYARP
- a CDS encoding ATP-binding protein, whose amino-acid sequence is MGAGHLSVEYDPCPSVAAEARAEVRRQLEGWGLSEQCDATELLVSELVTNALLHTASRFRLTLTAAHGVLRCEVADSSRRVPRVFETDSTEDRESGRGMFLVDALAQRWGCHQDGPGKTVWFELGTCGTNGCGRRQP
- a CDS encoding anti-sigma factor RsbA family regulatory protein, encoding MSTPQGSFDHRMVVFGSDDEWIAAALPFLAEGLAAPQEPPPTTIAAPGKLDLLRDALGAEAKGMTFIPHTEWYTGSAANAVAQSAGYLAAHAHPGGRIHLLMEPDWAGRAGRSTRETTEWIRYESLANLLFAPFRTTALCAYDTRTAGPAIVDAARRAHPDTPVYETPARLVDELDAMPLPPPPPGADVLENPGPEAVRAWATAHGLAPAEAGLFAAAVTEAVSGPLTGGALLWGEAPACVCELHTAARVDDPLAGFVPPATAEIEPGQGLWFTRQVCAYVDIRDRGEGSAIRIQYA